The Shewanella japonica genome has a window encoding:
- the pglZ gene encoding BREX-1 system phosphatase PglZ type A, whose amino-acid sequence MNIDQISQGLLTKFEQCRIVLWQDIDKEFTTQLDELTINDGAGNPIEVIRLDDVSHFQVKERIELLEPETPFLLYNTVAPNQPERDWLYDIRLYAESFYADSSSMILNELGMRMEFRPVVTEHRAFFTNKTRMNRLKKLLPENANKEELQLALIAASLKVDSPTFVTILQHLIMQFAQLIKETGSFSEAALSISTDLQDSAPKSDSSKNKNSLFTELQKYNLETAFWRFANETLGYDVEKNDSDDGDSKDSNTQLDSQQKLQDLIIKLLFTECYQALQNSGVSSKDPMLERFTLQLLPIILDEKGKRVVASTVSVGMNSSKRAMAVNIIKSLRESRSMAQDYNAIAAEVEREFELKNILSMVKQPHLLQSVETFEYAEQQLIILLARQINELEQVDINKIVSHRLTTHWAHTSHNKNGSKSNYAAILNAIKAAKQFYTLKQKYIDGFNYDSAKAMYQAYEQELYLFDAAYREFCENAIKVAHNGSDILKKTGLVNDIEALYVDWYLHDLAISWGKLVDNENLLEQWKLSGVPNQYDFYNRQVEATFQSSQVKKVFVIISDALRYEVAHAISDQINNEKRYLSEIKSQLGVVPSYTQLGMAALLPHNELTAHVGAKVEYKADGVSVHGHENRQKILAKRNGLAFKASEVLNWTNEEGRQKIHDARVVYIYHDQIDAIGDKAVTENQTFDACADAIAEIKQLIERIINRLNGSRILVTADHGFLFKSSDVVDSDKTALTVKPQGSVEAKKRYLIGENLPEDNYYWQGKMAATANLSVEGCDAEFIVPRGSNRFNFVGGAKFIHGGIMPQEICVPILKIRELDKKQQTKHAKERVSVVPLSNPIKLVALADKIELFQASPVGKDYLARELEVWIEDPEGKTVSHKQKVMFDSTSEKSDERKRNVIIMLSGSGFDRTVAYKLMMNDITQPNRPNLLQSHSVTIDIAIEDDFF is encoded by the coding sequence ATGAATATAGACCAAATTTCCCAAGGCCTTTTAACCAAATTTGAGCAATGTCGTATCGTATTGTGGCAAGACATTGATAAAGAGTTCACAACACAACTTGATGAACTGACTATCAATGACGGTGCAGGAAACCCGATTGAGGTTATCCGTTTAGACGATGTCTCGCATTTTCAAGTAAAAGAGCGTATTGAACTACTTGAGCCTGAAACGCCGTTTTTACTGTATAACACAGTCGCACCAAATCAACCTGAGCGTGATTGGCTATACGACATTCGCTTATACGCAGAAAGCTTTTATGCCGACTCTAGTTCAATGATCCTCAATGAATTAGGAATGCGAATGGAGTTTCGCCCAGTTGTGACAGAGCATCGTGCATTTTTTACCAATAAAACCCGCATGAATCGCTTGAAGAAACTTCTGCCAGAAAATGCCAATAAAGAAGAGCTACAACTGGCATTGATCGCTGCCAGCTTAAAGGTTGATTCGCCGACCTTTGTAACGATTTTACAGCACTTAATCATGCAGTTTGCTCAGCTAATTAAAGAAACGGGAAGTTTTTCAGAAGCGGCTCTTTCTATAAGCACAGACTTGCAAGACTCTGCTCCAAAAAGTGATTCGTCAAAAAACAAAAACAGTCTATTTACTGAACTACAGAAATATAACTTAGAAACCGCCTTCTGGCGCTTTGCTAACGAAACACTAGGTTATGATGTAGAGAAGAATGATAGCGATGATGGCGATTCTAAAGACAGCAATACACAGCTTGACTCACAGCAAAAGCTGCAAGATTTAATCATCAAGCTGCTGTTTACTGAGTGCTATCAAGCACTGCAAAATAGCGGTGTTAGCAGCAAAGATCCAATGCTAGAGCGCTTCACTCTGCAATTACTGCCGATTATTCTTGATGAGAAAGGCAAGCGAGTGGTTGCGAGCACTGTGAGTGTCGGTATGAACTCATCCAAACGAGCGATGGCTGTAAACATTATTAAAAGCTTACGTGAAAGCCGCTCAATGGCACAAGATTACAATGCGATAGCGGCAGAAGTTGAGCGTGAGTTTGAGCTGAAAAATATTCTCTCAATGGTGAAACAACCACACCTACTACAGAGTGTTGAAACCTTTGAGTACGCAGAGCAACAGCTCATTATTCTACTTGCTCGCCAAATTAACGAGCTTGAGCAAGTTGATATCAATAAAATCGTTTCACACCGTTTAACGACACATTGGGCGCACACTAGTCATAATAAAAATGGTAGTAAATCCAACTATGCAGCCATTTTAAATGCAATTAAAGCCGCAAAACAGTTCTACACCTTGAAGCAAAAATACATTGATGGCTTTAATTACGACTCTGCAAAAGCAATGTATCAGGCGTATGAGCAAGAGCTTTACCTGTTTGATGCTGCTTATCGTGAGTTCTGTGAAAATGCTATTAAAGTGGCACATAACGGCTCTGACATTTTGAAGAAAACAGGGTTAGTTAATGATATTGAAGCCCTTTATGTCGATTGGTATCTGCACGATCTAGCCATTAGCTGGGGCAAATTGGTTGATAATGAAAACTTACTCGAACAATGGAAGCTTTCAGGAGTTCCTAACCAATATGACTTTTATAATCGCCAAGTAGAAGCGACATTCCAAAGCAGCCAAGTTAAGAAAGTGTTTGTGATCATCTCCGATGCACTGCGCTATGAAGTGGCACATGCTATTAGCGATCAAATCAATAATGAGAAACGCTATTTAAGTGAGATAAAGTCTCAGTTAGGTGTTGTGCCATCTTATACTCAATTGGGTATGGCTGCGCTACTTCCTCATAATGAGTTAACGGCTCATGTTGGCGCAAAAGTAGAGTACAAAGCAGATGGCGTGAGTGTACATGGCCATGAAAACCGCCAAAAAATACTGGCAAAGCGAAATGGCTTGGCATTTAAAGCCTCTGAAGTACTTAACTGGACTAACGAAGAGGGTCGCCAAAAAATACATGATGCTCGTGTGGTGTATATCTATCACGATCAAATTGATGCTATTGGCGATAAAGCGGTAACAGAAAATCAAACCTTTGATGCTTGTGCCGATGCTATTGCTGAGATAAAACAGCTTATTGAGCGTATTATTAACCGTTTAAATGGTAGCCGTATTTTGGTTACTGCTGATCATGGCTTCTTGTTTAAGTCGAGTGATGTAGTCGATTCTGATAAAACTGCTTTAACCGTTAAGCCTCAAGGCAGTGTTGAAGCTAAAAAGCGCTATTTAATCGGTGAAAACCTGCCTGAAGATAATTACTACTGGCAAGGTAAAATGGCTGCTACGGCCAACCTAAGTGTTGAAGGCTGTGATGCTGAGTTTATCGTCCCCCGTGGCTCAAACCGATTTAACTTTGTCGGTGGCGCTAAGTTTATTCATGGTGGCATCATGCCGCAGGAGATCTGCGTGCCAATATTGAAAATTCGGGAGTTAGATAAAAAGCAGCAAACCAAACACGCCAAAGAGCGAGTGTCGGTTGTGCCTTTAAGCAATCCAATAAAGCTTGTTGCACTAGCTGATAAAATTGAACTGTTCCAAGCATCGCCTGTTGGTAAAGATTATCTCGCTCGTGAGTTAGAAGTCTGGATTGAAGATCCTGAAGGCAAAACGGTTTCTCACAAACAAAAAGTGATGTTCGATTCAACGTCCGAGAAAAGTGACGAGCGTAAGCGCAATGTCATTATTATGCTTAGCGGCTCAGGCTTTGATCGAACGGTAGCTTACAAGTTAATGATGAATGACATTACTCAGCCTAATCGACCGAATTTATTGCAGTCACACTCAGTTACGATTGATATCGCTATTGAAGACGATTTCTTCTAA
- the brxL gene encoding protease Lon-related BREX system protein BrxL, translating into MNEHKNNEENATNHSSHLDESDSNIEVHHYHHYGDDNHDMSDDSVHNEGEDIFTESLAYDEKIAQEVQQVRDVDLDQLMTTQFKGRVVRKDLTKQLKEGANVPVYVLEYLLGMYCSSAEDDLIDAGLVRVKQILTDNYVRPDEAEKVKSLIREKGTHKVIDKVSVRLNQKKDVYEASLSNLGIKDAVIPASIIKDNEKLLTGGIWCIVSLSYFFEEGQKTSPFSVVTLKAIQMPSMNMQEVFDARRAFTMDQWLDLLLRSIGMEPANLKQRAKWHLLARMIPFVENNYNVCELGPRGTGKSHVYKECSPNSLLVSGGQTTVANLFYNMSSRQVGLVGMWDVVALDEVAGIRFKDKDGIQIMKDYMASGSFSRGRDSIEAKASMVFVGNIDQSVETLVKTSHLLAPFPPEMIDSAYFDRFHAYIPGWEIPKMRPEFFTDRFGLITDYLAEYMRDMRKQTFSDAINKYFKFGNNLNQRDVIGVKRTTSGLLKLLFPHGEYNKEDVRVCLTYALESRRRVKEQLKKIGGMEFFDVNFSYIDNDTLEEFFVNVPEQGGSNLIPAGPQNAGVVHFVSHGAMGKLGVFRLETQKTAGTGKHRATGFGNDTHAKEQVRIGFDYFRGNLSRINASAKFSEFEFNLHSVDLQSSGCTQTASLASLVAFCSILLAKPIQEQMVVLGDMSLGGVVNPVTDLAGSMQVAHEAGATKILLPMSSASDIPTVPSETFTKFQVSFYSDPIDAVYKALGVN; encoded by the coding sequence ATGAATGAACACAAAAACAACGAAGAAAACGCTACAAACCACTCTTCACACTTAGATGAAAGTGACAGCAATATCGAAGTGCATCATTACCACCATTACGGTGATGACAATCATGATATGAGTGATGACAGCGTACATAATGAAGGTGAAGATATCTTCACTGAATCATTAGCTTATGACGAAAAAATTGCTCAAGAAGTTCAACAAGTCCGTGACGTTGACCTTGACCAACTAATGACTACTCAGTTCAAAGGCCGTGTGGTTCGTAAAGATCTGACTAAGCAGTTAAAAGAAGGCGCTAACGTGCCTGTTTACGTACTTGAGTATCTACTTGGTATGTATTGCTCGTCAGCTGAAGATGACCTAATTGATGCTGGCTTAGTCCGTGTTAAGCAAATCTTGACTGATAACTATGTGAGACCCGATGAAGCGGAGAAAGTGAAATCACTGATCCGTGAAAAAGGCACTCATAAAGTTATTGATAAAGTATCGGTAAGACTTAACCAGAAAAAAGACGTTTACGAGGCTAGCTTATCTAACCTTGGAATTAAAGATGCTGTCATCCCTGCCAGTATCATTAAAGACAATGAAAAGTTACTTACGGGTGGTATTTGGTGCATCGTGAGTTTGAGCTACTTTTTTGAAGAAGGGCAAAAAACATCACCTTTTTCTGTTGTGACATTGAAAGCTATTCAAATGCCATCAATGAACATGCAGGAAGTATTTGATGCAAGACGTGCCTTCACTATGGATCAATGGCTTGATCTGTTACTGCGTTCTATCGGTATGGAGCCTGCAAACTTAAAGCAAAGAGCTAAGTGGCATTTGCTAGCAAGGATGATCCCATTTGTAGAAAATAATTATAATGTGTGTGAGCTTGGCCCTCGTGGTACGGGTAAGTCACATGTTTACAAAGAGTGCTCACCCAATTCGCTTTTGGTATCTGGCGGTCAAACAACCGTTGCGAACTTATTCTATAACATGTCATCTCGCCAAGTGGGTTTGGTTGGCATGTGGGATGTAGTCGCTCTTGATGAGGTTGCTGGTATCCGTTTTAAAGACAAAGACGGCATTCAGATCATGAAAGACTATATGGCTTCAGGCTCATTTAGCCGTGGCCGAGACTCCATTGAAGCAAAAGCTTCGATGGTATTTGTCGGCAACATAGATCAAAGCGTTGAAACGTTAGTAAAAACGAGCCACCTGTTAGCCCCCTTCCCTCCAGAAATGATTGATTCAGCCTATTTTGATCGTTTCCATGCTTATATTCCTGGGTGGGAAATACCTAAAATGCGGCCTGAGTTTTTTACAGACCGCTTTGGCTTAATCACTGACTACCTAGCTGAATACATGCGAGATATGCGCAAGCAGACGTTCTCTGATGCAATCAATAAGTACTTTAAGTTTGGTAATAACCTAAATCAGCGTGATGTTATAGGTGTGAAGCGCACCACTTCAGGTTTATTAAAGCTGTTATTCCCGCACGGTGAATACAATAAAGAAGATGTTAGAGTGTGTCTGACCTATGCGCTTGAGTCACGTCGCCGAGTCAAAGAGCAGCTAAAGAAAATCGGTGGTATGGAATTTTTCGATGTTAATTTTTCTTACATCGATAATGACACTCTTGAAGAGTTCTTTGTTAATGTGCCTGAACAAGGTGGTTCTAATTTAATACCTGCTGGCCCTCAAAATGCTGGTGTGGTGCATTTTGTCAGTCATGGTGCTATGGGCAAACTCGGTGTTTTCCGTTTAGAAACACAAAAAACAGCTGGTACAGGCAAACACCGTGCAACAGGCTTTGGTAATGATACACATGCAAAAGAGCAAGTGAGGATTGGTTTTGATTACTTTAGAGGTAATTTAAGCCGTATTAATGCTTCAGCTAAATTCTCAGAGTTTGAATTTAACCTCCATAGTGTTGATTTACAAAGCTCTGGTTGTACACAGACAGCAAGCTTGGCATCTCTAGTCGCCTTCTGTTCAATCCTACTAGCTAAACCTATTCAAGAGCAGATGGTTGTACTTGGTGATATGTCTTTAGGTGGTGTGGTAAACCCTGTGACAGATTTGGCAGGATCAATGCAAGTAGCTCATGAAGCTGGTGCGACTAAAATATTACTGCCGATGTCATCTGCAAGTGATATTCCTACCGTACCGTCAGAAACATTTACCAAGTTTCAGGTAAGCTTTTACAGTGACCCTATAGATGCTGTGTATAAAGCTCTGGGCGTAAACTAA